One genomic segment of Catenulispora sp. MAP5-51 includes these proteins:
- a CDS encoding ParB N-terminal domain-containing protein: MARLSEIAILSDTVHWFDGDGLDSPKPPADRPGDLSAFTGWQPAPPVPCPIAAAKAASTQPALTLVAPDTSDAPDASEASKTSDTSDDSDDSDAPQAPAVPAGSEDLVELLIEDLLPADSPRLAGEDTQHVQILAEAYTELPPILVHRRTLRVIDGMHRLRAAMLRGEQTITARMCDVEADAAFVMAVEANVSHGLPLSLADREAAAARILLSHPQWSDRAIANVTGLSPKTVSGIRRREGDLPEAPTSRIGRDGRSRPVNGADRRRRASELFAASPDASVRDVATEAGISPGTARDVRDRMRRGEDPLPPGQRNVEVRPQSMTLERHLRRWTSSRVSQVRDRGTVLRSLRRDPSVRFTDSGREVLRWLDTRAGGAGGWESVVYLLPPHCAFMVADLACAIAMEWLEVAEQLRSDPE; the protein is encoded by the coding sequence ATGGCACGACTCAGTGAAATCGCGATCCTGAGCGACACCGTGCACTGGTTCGACGGCGACGGCCTGGATTCACCCAAGCCCCCCGCGGATCGTCCGGGCGACTTATCGGCGTTCACCGGCTGGCAGCCGGCTCCCCCGGTGCCGTGCCCGATCGCGGCGGCGAAGGCGGCCAGCACCCAGCCGGCGCTCACCCTGGTCGCCCCGGACACCTCTGACGCACCTGACGCATCTGAAGCATCTAAAACCTCTGACACCTCTGACGACTCTGACGACTCTGACGCCCCGCAGGCTCCGGCAGTGCCGGCGGGCTCCGAGGACCTCGTCGAGCTGCTGATCGAGGACCTGCTCCCGGCCGACTCGCCGCGCCTGGCCGGCGAGGACACGCAGCACGTGCAGATCCTGGCCGAGGCCTACACCGAACTGCCCCCGATCCTCGTGCACCGGCGGACCCTGCGCGTGATCGACGGGATGCACCGGCTGCGCGCGGCGATGCTGCGCGGCGAGCAGACGATCACGGCCCGGATGTGCGACGTCGAGGCGGACGCCGCCTTCGTGATGGCGGTCGAGGCCAACGTCTCGCACGGCCTGCCGCTGTCCCTGGCCGACCGCGAGGCCGCCGCCGCCCGCATCCTGCTCTCGCACCCGCAGTGGTCGGACCGGGCCATAGCGAACGTCACCGGCCTGTCACCCAAGACCGTCAGCGGCATCCGGCGCCGCGAGGGCGACCTGCCCGAGGCCCCGACCAGCCGCATCGGCCGCGACGGACGCTCGCGCCCGGTGAACGGCGCGGACCGCCGCCGCCGCGCCAGCGAACTGTTCGCCGCCAGCCCCGACGCCTCGGTCCGCGACGTGGCCACCGAGGCCGGCATCTCCCCCGGCACCGCCCGCGACGTCCGCGACCGCATGCGCCGCGGCGAGGACCCGCTGCCCCCGGGACAGCGCAACGTCGAGGTCCGGCCGCAGTCCATGACCCTGGAACGCCATCTGCGCCGCTGGACCTCCAGCCGCGTCAGCCAGGTCCGCGACCGCGGCACGGTCCTGCGCAGCCTGCGCCGCGACCCCTCGGTCCGCTTCACCGACTCCGGCCGCGAAGTGCTGCGCTGGCTCGACACCCGGGCCGGCGGCGCCGGCGGCTGGGAGTCGGTGGTGTACCTGCTGCCGCCGCACTGCGCGTTCATGGTCGCGGATCTGGCGTGCGCGATAGCGATGGAATGGCTGGAAGTCGCCGAGCAGTTGCGCAGCGATCCCGAGTAG
- a CDS encoding lantibiotic dehydratase: MADISSISDELLPLPGGPLRVWPAAVLRGAGFPVGALVALGDPDHAAAVDAGSADAAATAAAQARQHALLVAAAARPDLQTAIAWQNPDILRESIRPLSAAPGRPLNQSVRRKERITARYLARYCAKNDTIGFFGPVCWVRLNPAGPLVRVELGKGLTAARSVHLESWAADELAAAFCADPAVRRWVPPRPNPSTYLADRHLYITQGPPVPLAEPQWLLLRACDGFRPAHEVAARLVGAGMFASEPAVYSAIQDAVTAGWLLWDLEPPTALRAESVLRSAVAAIGEEPIRTRLTAQLDGIEQHVSAVAQAEGVAALDGALGALDAAFTAITAKAPRRRPGQDYAGRRLVFLDTGRDAAITFGPGLLDRLGPPLSLLMWSVRWLTSQVAASYENAFRHTFEAMGGPAQPEGIQLSFVVWQQFAAGQQPFKPALDAFVRGWESLLGIDAGLTTDSAEGLTEVVRSSADLWPAARELFPASGPGWIQAGQHGADIQIAARDAEALARGEARFVLGELHPAWNTLESAVMVERHPDPAELSRLLALALPPGRVMLVPVKGYPRISARTVSAIPDDRQWWLSLAHHPGGDPERRTSMAELRVVDSPEGLWCRTADGRRRFRVVDALGMVLAEQIVDACKLIGVRHRHVPRVLLDELVVVRESWSTPLSELEPLRRLGSEAEVFARVRDLARRLGLPRFVFVSVPGELKPFYVDLTSPVLSAVLATTVRRASQDGDPDRWIRFVEMLPSPQEAWLPGPDGERYTSELRLQIADPGTPW; encoded by the coding sequence ATGGCCGATATTTCGTCAATCTCTGACGAACTCCTGCCACTGCCCGGCGGCCCGCTGCGAGTCTGGCCCGCCGCCGTCCTGCGCGGCGCCGGCTTCCCGGTCGGCGCCCTGGTGGCGCTCGGGGACCCGGACCACGCCGCGGCCGTCGACGCCGGGAGCGCCGACGCCGCCGCGACCGCCGCGGCCCAGGCCCGTCAACACGCGCTGCTGGTCGCCGCCGCCGCGCGCCCCGACCTGCAGACCGCGATCGCGTGGCAGAACCCCGACATCCTGCGCGAATCGATCCGGCCGCTGTCCGCCGCGCCCGGCCGGCCGCTGAACCAGTCGGTCCGGCGCAAGGAGCGGATCACGGCGCGGTACCTGGCCCGATACTGTGCGAAGAATGACACCATCGGATTCTTCGGCCCGGTGTGCTGGGTCCGGCTGAATCCGGCCGGACCGCTGGTCCGGGTCGAGCTCGGCAAGGGGCTGACCGCGGCGCGCTCCGTGCATCTGGAGTCCTGGGCGGCGGACGAGCTCGCCGCGGCGTTCTGCGCCGATCCGGCCGTGCGCCGCTGGGTCCCGCCCCGGCCGAATCCGTCCACGTATCTGGCCGATCGCCATCTCTACATCACGCAGGGACCGCCGGTGCCGCTGGCCGAGCCGCAGTGGCTGCTGCTGCGCGCGTGCGACGGCTTCCGGCCGGCCCACGAAGTGGCCGCGCGTCTGGTCGGCGCGGGCATGTTCGCCTCCGAGCCGGCGGTGTACAGTGCGATTCAGGATGCTGTCACGGCCGGCTGGCTGCTCTGGGACCTGGAGCCGCCGACCGCGTTGCGCGCTGAGAGCGTGCTGCGCTCGGCCGTGGCCGCCATCGGCGAGGAGCCGATCAGGACCCGCCTGACCGCGCAGCTCGACGGGATCGAGCAGCATGTGTCGGCGGTCGCGCAGGCTGAGGGCGTGGCGGCCCTCGACGGCGCGCTCGGGGCCTTGGACGCGGCCTTCACAGCGATCACGGCGAAGGCGCCGCGCCGTCGGCCGGGCCAGGACTACGCGGGACGGCGCCTGGTCTTCCTGGATACCGGCCGCGACGCCGCGATCACCTTCGGGCCCGGGCTCCTGGACCGGCTCGGTCCGCCGCTTTCCCTGCTGATGTGGAGTGTGCGGTGGCTGACCTCGCAGGTGGCGGCCAGCTATGAGAATGCGTTCCGGCACACCTTCGAGGCGATGGGCGGACCCGCGCAGCCGGAGGGGATACAGCTGTCCTTCGTGGTGTGGCAACAGTTCGCCGCCGGACAGCAACCGTTCAAACCGGCGCTGGACGCGTTCGTCCGCGGATGGGAATCGCTGCTGGGCATCGATGCGGGCCTGACGACGGACTCGGCGGAGGGCCTGACGGAAGTGGTGCGCAGCAGCGCGGACCTGTGGCCGGCCGCCCGCGAACTGTTCCCGGCGTCCGGGCCCGGCTGGATCCAGGCCGGCCAGCACGGCGCCGACATCCAGATCGCGGCCCGGGACGCCGAGGCGCTGGCGCGCGGCGAGGCGCGGTTCGTGCTGGGGGAGTTGCATCCGGCGTGGAACACCCTGGAATCGGCGGTCATGGTCGAACGGCATCCGGACCCCGCGGAGCTGTCGCGGCTGTTGGCGCTCGCGCTGCCGCCCGGCCGGGTGATGCTGGTGCCGGTCAAGGGCTATCCGCGGATCAGTGCCCGGACCGTCTCGGCGATCCCCGACGACCGCCAGTGGTGGCTGTCCCTGGCGCACCACCCGGGCGGCGACCCGGAGCGCCGGACCAGCATGGCCGAACTGCGGGTCGTCGACTCGCCGGAGGGCCTGTGGTGCCGGACCGCGGACGGACGGCGGCGGTTCCGCGTGGTCGACGCGCTCGGCATGGTGCTCGCCGAGCAGATCGTCGACGCCTGCAAGCTGATCGGCGTGCGGCACCGGCATGTCCCGCGGGTCCTGCTGGACGAGTTGGTCGTGGTCCGGGAGTCCTGGAGCACGCCGCTGTCGGAGCTGGAACCGCTGCGGCGGCTGGGGAGCGAGGCCGAGGTGTTCGCCCGGGTCCGGGACCTGGCCCGGCGGCTGGGGCTGCCGAGGTTCGTGTTCGTGTCGGTGCCGGGGGAGCTCAAGCCGTTCTATGTGGACCTGACGAGTCCGGTGCTGTCGGCGGTGCTGGCCACCACGGTGCGCCGGGCGTCGCAGGACGGGGACCCGGACCGGTGGATCCGCTTCGTGGAGATGCTGCCTTCGCCCCAGGAGGCCTGGCTGCCCGGTCCGGACGGGGAGCGGTATACCAGTGAACTGCGATTGCAGATAGCCGATCCCGGTACGCCTTGGTGA
- a CDS encoding methyltransferase produces MTELSDVVAFRDLLAGRWIGPAIHAAAVLGLADVMAGRSMGAEEVAGAVRGEVDTVRRLLRALTTIGLVEQEGDLFRVTSMGALLAADSPVRLRDQVLLTGGEGALRGWGQFAAVVRTGDTATKILDGVDDPFASFDGEARARFDAAMAEGTRQIAAAVERAYDFDGLTSLVDVGGGYGTLLAPILHASAERTGAVFDRPGAADGARRIIEQEKLTERYRFIGGDFFADPVPAGADAYVLKSVIHDWDDERALAILHACRQAMRPDSRLLLIEVVLPDQLDQVAEHRRMVWADLNMMVATGGQERSRSQYEALLAEAGLRLERIVPIDTPTMMSVIEARPL; encoded by the coding sequence ATGACGGAACTCTCTGACGTGGTCGCGTTTCGGGACCTGCTCGCCGGCCGGTGGATCGGGCCCGCGATCCATGCGGCCGCGGTGTTGGGGCTCGCCGATGTCATGGCTGGGCGGTCGATGGGGGCGGAGGAGGTCGCCGGGGCTGTCAGGGGCGAGGTGGACACGGTGCGGCGGTTGTTGCGGGCGTTGACCACGATCGGGCTCGTCGAGCAGGAGGGGGACCTGTTCCGGGTGACGTCGATGGGTGCCCTGTTGGCCGCCGACTCGCCGGTGCGGCTGCGCGATCAGGTGCTCTTGACCGGCGGGGAGGGGGCGCTGCGGGGGTGGGGGCAGTTCGCCGCTGTGGTGCGGACCGGGGACACCGCCACGAAGATCCTCGACGGGGTGGATGATCCGTTCGCTTCCTTCGACGGTGAGGCGCGGGCCCGGTTCGACGCGGCGATGGCCGAGGGAACGCGGCAGATCGCCGCGGCCGTGGAACGTGCCTATGATTTCGACGGCCTCACGTCGCTCGTGGACGTCGGCGGCGGGTACGGGACGCTGCTCGCGCCGATCCTGCACGCCTCGGCGGAGCGGACCGGTGCGGTCTTCGACCGGCCCGGTGCTGCCGACGGCGCGCGGCGGATCATCGAGCAGGAGAAGCTGACCGAGCGCTATCGCTTCATCGGCGGTGACTTCTTCGCCGATCCGGTGCCGGCCGGCGCGGACGCCTACGTCCTCAAGAGCGTCATCCACGACTGGGACGACGAGCGCGCCCTGGCCATCCTGCACGCCTGCCGCCAGGCCATGCGCCCGGACTCGCGGCTGCTGCTGATCGAGGTCGTGCTGCCGGACCAGCTCGACCAGGTCGCCGAACATCGGCGGATGGTCTGGGCCGATCTGAACATGATGGTGGCCACCGGCGGCCAGGAACGCAGCCGCTCGCAGTACGAGGCGCTGCTCGCCGAGGCCGGGCTGCGGCTCGAGCGCATCGTGCCGATCGACACGCCGACCATGATGAGCGTGATCGAGGCTCGGCCGCTATGA
- a CDS encoding discoidin domain-containing protein — MLVTALAGREARRSSGPPRFRSLLAAVALIAGSLTGALAVSVATAPSAAADTAPPPPSGWSTVFSDDFAGPAGSAPSASNWFYDIGTGYGTGEKEQTTSSTNNVYLDGNGHLVLKAINNGGTWTSGRIESTRDDFQAPAGGELEMSASIEQPNPSGGLGYWPAFWALGSPMRAGGGWPQSGEIDMMEDVNGLNEASQTLHDSANSPGHALIACPGAGSGCQTGYHTYSVIVDRTNTSAEQMQFLMDGVVESTITEASVGTAAWQSAIDHGFFIIWDLAMGGNYPDGVSGTTTPTAATTSGASLSAAWVAVYEKGGNSTPTGTPTATGTVKDSPGLCLANQNSLNTEGNPLFAANCDGSAGQSWSPYTDSTVRVQGGCLDVVSAGTTSGTNVDWYPCNGTNAQNWTHQANGELLNPNSGLCLTDPGGNSATRLDLEACTGSAQQTWTFPTGTGGGHTVSVTNPGSQTGTVGSAASVQINASDSASGQTLTYSASGLPAGLSINSASGLISGTPTAAGTSNVTVTATDGTGASGSTSFSWTVTSSGGTCGTTNLALNQPATASSVENAGTPAADAFDGNAGTRWSSQFSDPQWLQVDLGASTSICKVVLQWETASGKAYQIQTSPDGTNWTTIYSTTSGPGGTETLNVSGTGRDIRMYGTARSTQYGYSLWEFQVYGSSNGGGTCGTTNLALNQPAVASSLENAGTPAADAFDGNTGTRWSSQFSDPQWVQVDLGATHALCKVALNWETAYATAFQIQTSTDGTTWTPIYSTTAGTGGTQNLTVSGSGRYVRMYGTARATQYGYSLWEFQVFGS, encoded by the coding sequence ATGCTCGTCACCGCGCTCGCCGGCCGGGAGGCCCGGCGCTCATCCGGACCGCCGCGGTTCCGTTCGCTGCTTGCGGCGGTCGCCTTGATCGCCGGGAGTTTGACCGGCGCTTTGGCGGTCTCCGTGGCCACGGCTCCGTCGGCGGCTGCTGATACGGCGCCTCCGCCGCCGAGTGGGTGGAGCACCGTGTTCAGCGACGACTTCGCCGGGCCTGCCGGGTCGGCGCCGTCGGCGTCGAACTGGTTCTACGACATCGGGACCGGGTACGGCACCGGCGAGAAGGAGCAGACCACCAGTTCCACCAACAATGTCTACCTCGATGGCAACGGCCATCTCGTGCTCAAGGCGATCAACAATGGCGGGACGTGGACGTCCGGCCGGATCGAGAGCACGCGGGACGACTTCCAGGCGCCGGCCGGCGGTGAGTTGGAGATGAGCGCCTCGATCGAGCAGCCGAACCCGTCCGGCGGGCTCGGGTACTGGCCGGCGTTCTGGGCGCTGGGTTCGCCGATGCGGGCCGGCGGCGGGTGGCCGCAGTCCGGTGAGATCGACATGATGGAGGACGTCAACGGCCTGAATGAGGCCTCGCAGACCCTGCACGACTCGGCCAACAGCCCCGGGCACGCGCTCATCGCCTGCCCCGGCGCCGGCTCCGGCTGCCAGACCGGCTACCACACCTACTCGGTCATCGTCGACCGCACCAACACCAGCGCCGAGCAGATGCAGTTCCTGATGGACGGCGTCGTGGAGAGCACCATCACCGAGGCCTCGGTCGGCACCGCCGCCTGGCAGTCGGCCATCGACCACGGGTTCTTCATCATCTGGGACCTGGCGATGGGCGGCAACTACCCCGACGGCGTCTCCGGCACCACCACGCCGACCGCCGCCACGACCTCCGGCGCCTCCCTGAGCGCGGCATGGGTCGCGGTCTATGAGAAGGGCGGCAACTCCACGCCGACCGGCACCCCCACCGCGACCGGCACCGTCAAGGACTCCCCCGGGCTGTGCCTGGCGAACCAGAACTCGCTGAACACCGAGGGCAACCCGCTGTTCGCCGCGAACTGCGACGGCAGCGCGGGGCAGTCCTGGTCTCCGTACACGGACAGCACCGTCCGCGTCCAGGGCGGCTGCCTCGACGTGGTCTCCGCCGGCACGACCAGCGGCACGAACGTCGACTGGTACCCGTGCAACGGCACCAACGCGCAGAACTGGACCCACCAGGCCAACGGCGAACTGCTGAACCCGAACTCCGGCCTGTGCCTGACCGATCCCGGCGGCAACAGCGCCACCCGGCTGGACCTCGAAGCCTGCACCGGTTCCGCGCAGCAGACCTGGACGTTCCCGACCGGCACCGGCGGCGGCCACACCGTGTCCGTCACCAACCCCGGCAGCCAGACCGGCACCGTGGGCAGCGCCGCGAGCGTGCAGATCAACGCCAGCGACTCGGCGTCCGGCCAGACCCTGACCTACAGCGCCTCGGGCCTGCCGGCGGGCCTGTCGATCAACTCTGCCAGCGGCCTGATCTCCGGCACCCCGACGGCGGCCGGCACCTCCAATGTGACGGTCACCGCCACCGACGGCACCGGCGCCTCCGGATCGACCTCCTTCAGCTGGACGGTCACCTCCAGCGGCGGCACCTGCGGCACGACCAACCTGGCGTTGAACCAGCCGGCCACCGCCTCCTCGGTGGAGAACGCCGGCACCCCGGCCGCCGACGCCTTCGACGGCAACGCCGGCACCCGCTGGTCCTCGCAGTTCTCCGACCCGCAGTGGCTGCAGGTCGACCTCGGCGCCTCGACGTCGATCTGCAAGGTGGTCCTGCAATGGGAGACCGCTTCCGGCAAGGCGTACCAGATCCAGACCTCCCCTGACGGAACGAACTGGACCACCATCTACTCCACCACGTCCGGCCCCGGCGGCACCGAGACCCTGAACGTCTCCGGCACCGGCCGCGACATCAGGATGTACGGCACCGCCCGCAGCACGCAGTACGGCTACAGCCTCTGGGAGTTCCAGGTCTACGGATCCTCCAACGGCGGCGGCACCTGCGGCACGACCAACCTGGCGTTGAACCAGCCCGCCGTCGCCTCCTCGCTGGAGAACGCCGGCACCCCGGCCGCCGACGCCTTCGACGGCAACACCGGCACCCGCTGGTCCTCGCAGTTCTCCGACCCGCAGTGGGTCCAGGTCGACCTCGGTGCCACGCACGCGCTGTGCAAGGTGGCCCTGAACTGGGAGACGGCCTACGCGACCGCCTTCCAGATCCAGACCTCGACCGACGGCACGACCTGGACGCCGATCTACTCCACGACGGCCGGCACCGGCGGGACGCAGAACCTCACGGTCTCCGGCAGCGGACGCTATGTGCGCATGTACGGGACCGCACGCGCCACGCAATACGGATACAGCCTGTGGGAGTTCCAGGTCTTCGGCAGCTGA
- a CDS encoding PP2C family protein-serine/threonine phosphatase encodes MIDYPTVERALRTADPEALPEAVRAVLLTMGVGDVEVHLADYALRVLTPLTDTRQTGTVPIHASVEGKAFASQQPQLRRQGDGTTAVTVPVTVRGDRHGTLTASLPAGDFDSATSPGNAEVESLQAVARLLGHEIVVAERDTDRYQQARRASRLTLAAETQWQLLPGRSSRRREYALGAQLEPAYAIRGDSYDWAATGTDLTLAVVNGMGEGTAAALLTSLAVNALRNARRAGLGLADQAVLADQAVYAQHRGDMYVSALLLCFAYDTGQVTVVDAGSPQIWLRRGRSVERVDLEAQLPLGMFEETAYRPQTFQVLPGDRLVIVSDGAHGARSPAGEIYGDAALQRGITSSGLLPAEDVPTAILREVADHRSTEADDDVVVVCVDWYGRSGE; translated from the coding sequence GTGATCGATTACCCGACCGTCGAACGCGCGCTGCGCACGGCCGATCCCGAGGCGCTGCCCGAGGCCGTCCGCGCCGTCCTGCTGACCATGGGCGTCGGCGACGTCGAGGTGCACCTGGCCGACTACGCGCTGCGGGTGCTCACGCCCCTGACCGACACCCGGCAGACCGGGACGGTGCCGATCCACGCCAGCGTCGAGGGCAAGGCGTTCGCCAGCCAGCAGCCGCAGTTGCGGCGCCAGGGCGACGGCACCACGGCCGTGACGGTGCCGGTGACGGTCCGCGGCGACCGGCACGGGACGCTCACCGCCTCGCTCCCGGCGGGCGACTTCGACAGCGCCACAAGCCCCGGGAACGCCGAGGTCGAGAGCCTGCAGGCGGTCGCCCGGCTGCTCGGGCACGAGATCGTCGTCGCCGAGCGCGACACCGACCGCTACCAGCAGGCCCGCCGCGCCAGCCGGCTCACCCTGGCCGCCGAGACGCAGTGGCAGCTGCTGCCGGGCCGCTCCAGCCGGCGCCGCGAGTACGCCCTCGGCGCCCAACTCGAGCCGGCCTACGCGATCCGCGGCGACAGCTACGACTGGGCCGCCACCGGCACCGACCTGACCCTGGCCGTGGTCAACGGCATGGGCGAGGGCACCGCCGCCGCCCTGCTGACCTCGCTGGCCGTGAACGCCCTGCGCAATGCCCGCCGCGCGGGCCTGGGGCTGGCCGACCAGGCGGTCCTGGCCGACCAGGCCGTGTACGCGCAGCACCGGGGCGACATGTACGTCAGCGCCCTGCTGCTGTGCTTCGCCTACGACACCGGACAGGTGACCGTGGTCGACGCCGGCTCGCCGCAGATCTGGCTGCGCCGCGGCCGCTCGGTCGAGCGGGTGGACCTCGAGGCGCAGCTGCCGCTGGGCATGTTCGAGGAGACCGCGTACCGGCCGCAGACCTTCCAGGTGCTGCCCGGCGACCGGCTGGTCATCGTCAGCGACGGCGCGCACGGCGCGCGCTCCCCCGCCGGCGAGATCTACGGGGACGCGGCGCTCCAGCGCGGGATCACCTCCTCGGGGCTGCTGCCGGCCGAGGACGTGCCGACCGCGATCCTGCGCGAGGTGGCCGATCACCGGTCGACCGAAGCCGATGACGATGTCGTGGTGGTGTGCGTGGACTGGTATGGGCGGTCGGGCGAGTAG
- a CDS encoding MarR family winged helix-turn-helix transcriptional regulator has product MHEDPPPPETVAETAAAVVELLDALHGRGLESLPGGPVPPSQLRALRAIERCEGINLRALAEALGTRPPATSRLCDRMEADGLVRRTPSASSRREVELWLSPRARRVLAEVRSARVRELQEIMQSLPADSLTGLSTHLGRLRGAIEQRLGPGEPAGEQASSAA; this is encoded by the coding sequence GTGCACGAGGACCCGCCCCCGCCCGAGACGGTCGCCGAGACGGCGGCCGCGGTCGTGGAGTTGCTGGACGCCCTGCACGGACGGGGCCTGGAATCGCTGCCCGGCGGCCCGGTCCCGCCGTCCCAGCTGCGCGCGCTGCGCGCCATCGAGCGGTGCGAGGGGATCAACCTGCGGGCCCTGGCCGAGGCGCTGGGCACCAGGCCGCCGGCCACCAGCCGCCTGTGCGACCGCATGGAGGCCGACGGGCTCGTCCGGCGCACGCCCAGCGCCAGCAGCCGCCGGGAGGTGGAGCTGTGGCTGAGCCCGCGGGCGCGCCGGGTGCTCGCCGAGGTCCGCTCGGCCCGGGTGCGCGAGCTCCAGGAGATCATGCAGAGCCTGCCGGCCGATTCGCTGACGGGCCTGTCGACCCATCTGGGCCGGCTGCGCGGGGCGATCGAGCAGCGGCTCGGGCCCGGGGAACCGGCCGGTGAGCAGGCGAGCAGCGCAGCCTGA